In a single window of the Falco rusticolus isolate bFalRus1 chromosome 13, bFalRus1.pri, whole genome shotgun sequence genome:
- the LOC119156894 gene encoding basic salivary proline-rich protein 3-like gives MAAAPPGRPGHPQGGRGTPRAAGAPPGRPGHPQGGRGTPRAAGAPPGRPGQPGPQRAPAGRKEARQPHRRPGGSPSGGRSPRVPPGPGRSAGAQPQPGQPREVLTGALRPRPRQSRPRYRQRPPPSNRRPAAQPRMRGRPTAAPFESQRPLGRAAARPRGAEGAPPGTEPVPRGGAGPGQALTGSTESPPRAPAPNGGRSSRRNSPRSGKPRGRRTSDSGPGAQERALCQPLLRHRRTTRAR, from the coding sequence ATGGCGGCGGCACCCCCAGGGCGGCCGGGGCACCCCCAGGGCGGCCGGGGCACCCCCAGGGCGGCCGGGGCACCCCCAGGGCGGCCGGGGCACCCCCAGGGCGGCCGGGGCACCCCCAGGGCGGCCGGGGCACCCCCAGGGCGGCCGGGGCAGCCGGGACCCCAGCGCGCCCCAGCCGGGAGGAAGGAGGCGCGGCAGCCGCACCGCCGGCCGGGCGGTTCCCCCTCAGGAGGCCGCTCCCCGCGGGtcccgcccggcccggggcgcTCCGCGGGGGCGCAgccgcagcccgggcagccccgcgaGGTTCTTACCGGTGCGCTGCGCCCGCGGCCCCGGCAGAGCCGCCCGCGCTACCGACAGCGACCGCCGCCTTCCAACCGCCGGCCCGCGGCCCAGCCGCGCATGCGCGGGCGCCCAACGGCCGCGCCGTTTGAAAGTCAACGTCCActggggcgggcggcggcgcggccccggggcgcggAGGGGGCCCCGCCGGGCACCGAGCCGGTTCCCCGGGGCGGGGCAGGCCCGGGCCAGGCGCTCACCGGGAGCACCGAGTcaccgccccgcgcccccgcaCCGAACGGCGGCCGCAGCTCGAGGAGAAACTCGCCCCGAAGCGGGAAACCACGGGGCAGAAGAACCTCCGACAGCGGCCCCGGGGCGCAGGAACGGGCGCTCTGCCAGCCGCTGCTCCGACACCGAAGGACTACACGTGCGCGGTGA